In a genomic window of Anoplopoma fimbria isolate UVic2021 breed Golden Eagle Sablefish chromosome 6, Afim_UVic_2022, whole genome shotgun sequence:
- the erlin1 gene encoding erlin-1 → MTMPHVGAVFGAIAGVMAIMLHSSIHKIEEGHLAVYYRGGALLTSPNGPGYHIMLPFITTFRSVQTTLQTDEIKNVPCGTSGGVMIYFDRIEVVNMLVPFAVVEIVRNYTADYDKTLIFNKIHHELNQFCSVHTLQEVYIELFDIIDENLKTALQKDLTVMAPGLTIQAVRVTKPKIPESIRRNFELMEAEKTRLLITAQTQRVVEKEAETERKRAIIEAQKVAQVAEIHFQQKVMEKETEKRISQIEDSAYLAREKAKADAEYYSAAKFADANRAKLTPEYMELMKYQAIAANSKIYFGQDIPNMFVEGTNSPPKSGRSLHPPNAQPDSLKSKPEGQ, encoded by the exons ATGACGATGCCGCATGTGGGGGCAGTATTTGGAGCAATAGCAGGAGTGATGGCCATCATGTTGCACTCCTCCATTCACAAGATAGAAGAAGGACACCTTGCTGTGTACTACAG ggGTGGGGCATTGCTGACCTCTCCAAACGGTCCTGGATATCACATTATGCTGCCTTTCATTACCACATTCAGATCAGTGCAG ACCACTCTCCAAACTGATGAGATCAAGAATGTGCCTTGTGGAACAAG tGGTGGTGTGATGATCTATTTTGACAGAATAGAAGTCGTTAACATGCTCGTCCCTTTCGCag TGGTGGAAATTGTGAGGAACTACACAGCTGATTATGACAAAACTCTAATATTCAACAAGATTCACCATGAACTCAATCAGTTCTGCAGTGTACACACACTACAGGAGGTCTACATTGAGTTGTTTG ATATTATCGATGAGAACCTGAAGACTGCTTTGCAGAAAGATCTTACTGTTATGGCACCTGGACTTACAATACAG GCAGTCCGTGTTACCAAGCCGAAGATCCCTGAATCTATCAGGAGGAACTTTGAACTCAT GGAGGCAGAGAAGACTCGTCTGCTAATAACAGCTCAGACTCAGAGGGTGGTGGAAAAGGAAGCCGAGACGGAAAGAAAGAGGGCCATTATTG AGGCTCAGAAAGTGGCCCAGGTAGCAGAGATCCATTTCCAACAGAAGGTGATggagaaagagacggagaaGAGGATCTCTCAAATAGAGG ATTCTGCCTACTTGGCGAGAGAGAAGGCCAAAGCTGATGCTGAGTATTACTCCGCTGCCAAGTTTGCTGACGCaaacagg GCGAAGTTAACCCCTGAGTACATGGAGCTGATGAAGTACCAGGCCATAGCGGCTAACAGTAAGATCTACTTTGGCCAGGACATCCCTAACATGTTTGTAGAGGGAACCAACAGCCCCCCTAAGTCTGGGCGCTCCCTTCATCCGCCCAATGCTCAACCCGACTCGTTAAAATCAAAGCCAGAGGGGCAGTGA